One Leclercia pneumoniae genomic region harbors:
- a CDS encoding amino acid permease: protein MSKIWSKEETLWSFALYGTAVGAGTLFLPIQLGSAGAIVLFITALVAWPLTYWPHKALCQFILSSKTKGNEGITGAVTHYYGKTIGNLITTLYFVAFFVVVLIYAVAITNSLTEQLAKRMTVDLTVRVLVSLGVVLALNLIFLMGRHITLRVMGFLVFPLIAYFLLVSIYLTGSWQPTLLTSQMSFDKQTLHQVWISIPVMVFAFSHTPIISTFAVDRREKYGDAAMGHCTRIMKVAYLIICLSVLFFVFSCLLSIPPAYIVAAKEQGVTILSALSMMPSSPSWLGISGIVVAIVAMSKSFLGTYFGVIEGATEIVKSSLNQVGVKKSRAFNRALSIMIVSLITFVVCCINPNAISMIYAISGPLIAMILFIMPTLSTYLIPALKPYRSVGNLLTLIVGVMCVSVMFIA, encoded by the coding sequence ATGTCGAAAATTTGGTCTAAAGAAGAGACCCTCTGGAGCTTTGCCCTGTATGGCACTGCCGTGGGCGCAGGAACCCTGTTCTTGCCTATCCAGCTCGGGTCCGCAGGCGCTATCGTCCTGTTTATCACCGCTCTTGTGGCCTGGCCACTCACTTACTGGCCTCATAAAGCACTGTGCCAGTTCATCCTCTCCTCAAAGACAAAAGGCAATGAAGGGATCACCGGTGCGGTAACGCACTACTACGGAAAGACGATCGGCAATCTGATCACCACGCTCTATTTCGTGGCTTTCTTTGTGGTCGTGCTGATCTATGCCGTGGCGATCACCAATTCGCTTACTGAACAACTGGCAAAACGCATGACGGTAGACCTTACCGTGCGGGTGCTGGTGAGCCTTGGCGTGGTACTGGCCCTGAACCTCATCTTCCTGATGGGACGTCATATCACTCTGCGGGTAATGGGTTTTCTGGTCTTCCCGCTGATCGCCTATTTTCTGCTGGTCTCGATTTATTTGACCGGCAGCTGGCAACCCACCCTGCTCACCAGCCAGATGAGCTTCGATAAACAGACGCTGCATCAGGTGTGGATATCGATCCCGGTCATGGTATTTGCCTTTAGCCACACGCCGATCATTTCAACCTTTGCCGTTGACCGTCGGGAAAAGTATGGCGATGCCGCCATGGGACACTGTACCCGCATCATGAAGGTGGCCTATTTGATCATCTGCCTGAGCGTGCTGTTCTTTGTCTTTAGTTGTCTGCTGTCGATTCCGCCGGCCTATATCGTGGCCGCCAAAGAGCAAGGCGTGACCATTCTCTCTGCGCTGTCGATGATGCCTTCATCGCCGTCCTGGCTGGGTATTTCCGGGATTGTGGTCGCCATTGTGGCGATGTCGAAATCCTTCCTTGGCACCTATTTTGGCGTGATCGAGGGGGCGACGGAGATAGTGAAATCGTCGTTGAACCAGGTGGGGGTCAAGAAAAGCCGGGCCTTTAACCGCGCGCTCTCCATTATGATCGTGTCGTTGATTACGTTCGTGGTGTGCTGCATTAATCCGAACGCCATTTCGATGATTTATGCCATTAGCGGGCCGCTCATCGCCATGATTTTGTTCATCATGCCGACGTTATCAACCTACCTGATCCCGGCCCTGAAACCCTACCGCTCGGTGGGTAACCTGCTGACGCTGATTGTCGGCGTGATGTGCGTATCGGTGATGTTTATCGCCTAA
- a CDS encoding multidrug/biocide efflux PACE transporter, with translation MQHNDVQRRKLPERIFHAVCFEGIATAILAPTTAWLMQRPVLEMGGLTLLLATTAMIWNIIYNAGFDALWPRHKVPRTTKVRALHALGFEVGFIFIGVGIVSMVLGVSLLQAFMLEIGFFIFFLPYTMFYNWAYDTLRDRIIRRRELRRAAAN, from the coding sequence ATGCAGCACAACGATGTTCAACGCAGAAAACTGCCGGAACGCATCTTTCACGCCGTCTGTTTTGAGGGGATTGCCACGGCGATCCTCGCGCCGACAACCGCCTGGCTGATGCAGCGCCCGGTGCTGGAGATGGGAGGATTAACCCTGCTTCTCGCCACCACCGCGATGATCTGGAACATCATTTATAACGCCGGGTTCGACGCACTGTGGCCCCGGCATAAGGTGCCGCGCACGACCAAAGTGCGCGCCCTGCACGCGCTCGGTTTTGAAGTCGGATTTATTTTTATCGGCGTCGGTATCGTATCGATGGTGCTGGGCGTGAGCCTGCTTCAGGCGTTTATGTTAGAGATAGGGTTCTTCATTTTCTTCCTGCCCTACACCATGTTCTATAACTGGGCATACGACACGCTGCGCGATCGTATTATCCGCCGCCGCGAGCTGCGACGCGCCGCAGCAAACTAA
- the lysS gene encoding lysine--tRNA ligase codes for MSEQQAQGADAVVDLNNELKTRREKLAALREQGVPFPNDFRRDHTSDQLHADFDGKENEELEALNIEVAVAGRMMTRRIMGKASFVTLQDVGGRIQLYVSRDDLPEGIYNEQFKKWDLGDILGAKGKLFKTKTGELSIHCTELRLLTKALRPLPDKFHGLQDQEARYRQRYLDLISNDESRKTFKIRSQIMAGIRQFMVNRDFMEVETPMMQVIPGGASARPFITHHNALDLDMYLRIAPELYLKRLVVGGFDRVFEINRNFRNEGISVRHNPEFTMMELYMAYADYKDLIELTESLFRTLAQDILGTTEVPYGEEVFDFGKPFEKLTMREAIQKYRPETNMADLDNFDSAKAIAESIGIKVEKSWGLGRIVTEIFEEVAEAHLIQPTFITEYPAEVSPLARRNDENPEITDRFEFFIGGREIGNGFSELNDAEDQAQRFQDQVNAKDAGDDEAMFFDEDYVTALEHGLPPTAGLGIGIDRMVMLFTNSHTIRDVILFPAMRPVK; via the coding sequence ATGTCTGAACAACAAGCACAGGGCGCTGACGCGGTCGTCGATCTTAACAATGAACTGAAAACCCGCCGTGAGAAGCTGGCTGCGCTGCGTGAGCAGGGCGTGCCGTTCCCGAACGATTTTCGTCGTGACCATACCTCAGACCAACTGCACGCTGACTTTGATGGTAAAGAGAACGAAGAGCTGGAAGCGCTGAACATCGAAGTGGCCGTTGCTGGCCGCATGATGACCCGCCGTATTATGGGTAAAGCCTCCTTTGTAACGCTGCAGGACGTGGGCGGCCGTATTCAGCTGTACGTTTCTCGTGATGACCTGCCGGAAGGCATTTACAACGAGCAGTTCAAGAAGTGGGACCTGGGCGATATTCTGGGCGCGAAAGGCAAGTTGTTCAAAACCAAGACCGGCGAGCTCTCTATTCACTGCACCGAGCTGCGTCTGCTGACCAAAGCCCTGCGCCCGCTGCCGGACAAATTCCACGGCCTACAGGATCAGGAAGCGCGTTATCGTCAGCGCTATCTGGACCTCATCTCTAACGATGAATCCCGCAAGACCTTCAAAATTCGCTCTCAGATCATGGCCGGTATTCGCCAGTTCATGGTGAATCGCGACTTTATGGAAGTGGAAACCCCGATGATGCAGGTGATCCCTGGCGGCGCCTCTGCGCGTCCGTTCATCACCCATCACAATGCCCTCGACCTCGACATGTACCTGCGTATCGCGCCGGAACTGTATCTGAAGCGTCTGGTGGTGGGTGGTTTCGACCGCGTGTTCGAAATCAACCGTAACTTCCGTAACGAAGGCATCTCCGTGCGTCATAACCCAGAGTTCACCATGATGGAACTCTATATGGCGTACGCAGATTACAAAGATCTGATCGAGCTGACCGAATCCCTGTTCCGTACCCTGGCGCAGGATATTCTGGGCACCACGGAAGTGCCTTACGGTGAAGAGGTCTTTGACTTCGGTAAGCCGTTCGAAAAACTGACCATGCGCGAAGCAATACAGAAATACCGTCCTGAAACCAATATGGCCGATCTGGATAACTTCGACTCGGCGAAAGCCATTGCCGAGAGCATCGGTATCAAGGTTGAGAAGAGCTGGGGTCTGGGTCGTATCGTGACCGAGATCTTCGAAGAAGTGGCAGAAGCGCACCTGATTCAGCCGACCTTCATCACTGAATACCCGGCTGAAGTTTCTCCGCTGGCGCGTCGTAATGACGAGAACCCGGAAATCACTGACCGCTTCGAATTCTTTATCGGTGGCCGCGAAATCGGTAACGGCTTTAGCGAGCTGAACGATGCCGAAGACCAGGCGCAGCGTTTCCAGGATCAGGTTAACGCGAAAGACGCCGGTGACGACGAAGCGATGTTCTTTGACGAAGACTACGTGACCGCGCTGGAGCACGGTCTGCCACCAACGGCGGGCCTGGGCATTGGTATCGACCGTATGGTAATGCTGTTTACTAACAGCCACACCATCCGTGACGTGATCCTCTTCCCGGCGATGCGTCCGGTGAAGTAA
- a CDS encoding ABC transporter substrate-binding protein, whose amino-acid sequence MKKYLLPLLALMATSSVFAGETRELRFGVDPTFAPFESKNPQGDVVGFDIDLGNAICAKLQAKCVWVENNFDGIIPSLKARKFDAILSGMYITEKRKEQIAFSDKIYSGPAFLVARKNSLPDNSLAQLKGKTIGVEQGSAQETYANQKWRGEGVNVVAYQGADQVIRDLESGRIDGAVLSGVMAEYSFLSKPQGKAFAFVGGALQDDALFGAGAAIGLRKEDDKLRQELNGAIAAILADGTYKKLADRYFSFDIYTGK is encoded by the coding sequence ATGAAAAAATATTTATTACCGCTGCTGGCATTGATGGCTACGTCATCCGTGTTCGCGGGTGAGACCCGGGAGCTCCGCTTTGGCGTAGATCCGACCTTCGCCCCTTTTGAGTCGAAAAATCCTCAGGGCGACGTGGTTGGGTTTGATATCGATCTGGGTAATGCGATTTGCGCAAAGTTACAGGCGAAATGCGTCTGGGTAGAGAACAATTTCGACGGAATTATTCCCTCCCTGAAGGCGCGTAAGTTCGATGCCATTTTATCGGGGATGTATATCACCGAGAAACGCAAAGAGCAGATTGCCTTCAGCGACAAGATATACAGCGGACCCGCTTTCCTGGTCGCCCGTAAAAATAGCCTGCCCGACAACAGCCTGGCCCAGCTGAAAGGCAAAACCATTGGCGTTGAGCAGGGTTCCGCCCAGGAGACTTATGCCAACCAGAAGTGGCGCGGTGAGGGAGTTAACGTGGTGGCGTATCAGGGTGCCGACCAGGTTATCCGCGATCTCGAATCCGGGCGAATTGACGGGGCTGTCCTCTCGGGCGTTATGGCTGAGTACAGTTTTCTGAGCAAACCCCAGGGCAAGGCATTTGCCTTTGTTGGCGGCGCGCTTCAGGACGATGCCCTGTTTGGCGCCGGGGCGGCCATTGGTCTACGTAAAGAGGACGATAAGCTGCGCCAGGAGCTGAACGGGGCGATTGCCGCGATCCTGGCGGATGGTACCTACAAAAAGCTCGCCGACCGCTATTTCAGTTTTGATATCTATACCGGTAAGTAA
- a CDS encoding GNAT family N-acetyltransferase, whose amino-acid sequence MDLQIKEATVEDIAVLSALGKTTYLSHFAYYWHSQQAMLAWLEEEYSVSTLTASLNDPDVRWLLAITDKPIGFAKYTRQPPPAEPGTLLNKLYFTQAATGHGFGQLLFTEVLTRAKASGSRYFCLEVLQGNERARRFYEAQGMRHLRDDVFSTPDQTSVLHVYGMAI is encoded by the coding sequence ATGGATTTACAGATCAAAGAAGCCACGGTTGAGGATATCGCCGTGCTATCCGCATTAGGCAAAACAACCTACCTTAGCCACTTTGCCTATTACTGGCATTCGCAACAGGCGATGCTGGCATGGCTGGAGGAGGAGTATTCTGTCTCGACCCTTACGGCCAGCCTGAATGACCCTGACGTGCGCTGGCTGCTGGCCATCACCGATAAGCCCATCGGTTTTGCAAAATACACCCGGCAGCCGCCGCCTGCGGAGCCGGGTACGCTGCTGAATAAACTCTATTTCACCCAGGCCGCCACCGGCCATGGCTTTGGACAATTACTCTTTACAGAGGTGTTAACCCGCGCGAAAGCCAGCGGCAGTCGCTACTTTTGTCTTGAGGTATTGCAGGGCAACGAAAGGGCAAGGCGGTTTTATGAAGCGCAGGGCATGCGCCATCTGCGCGACGACGTGTTCAGCACGCCGGACCAGACCAGCGTGCTGCACGTCTATGGCATGGCGATTTAG
- the yjdI gene encoding 4Fe-4S mono-cluster protein YjdI, which yields MDNELLEAGYRAYTGEKIDVYFNTGICQHAGNCVRGSAKLFNLKRKPWIIPDEVDVDTVVRVIDTCPSGALKYRHK from the coding sequence ATGGATAACGAACTCTTGGAAGCGGGGTATCGCGCCTATACCGGTGAAAAAATTGATGTCTATTTTAATACCGGTATCTGCCAGCATGCAGGCAACTGCGTGCGTGGAAGTGCAAAGCTCTTCAATCTTAAACGTAAACCCTGGATCATCCCTGATGAAGTGGATGTAGATACCGTGGTGCGCGTCATCGACACCTGCCCGAGCGGCGCCCTTAAATACCGTCATAAATAA
- the actS gene encoding amidase activator ActS, which yields MFAGSLTRKNLFALTCLTLTLLLVGCSGSKSSGGSYSGAVYTVKRGDTLYRISRMTGTSVKELARLNNISPPYTIEIGQKLNVNGSSGGAKKSSGKSSRKTAVTPSYAVPTSSWPPVGQRCWVWPASGKVIVPYSTAEGGNKGIDIAGTRGSPVYASDAGKVVYVGNQLRGYGNLIMIKHGEDYITAYAHNDSMLVNNGQNVKAGQKIATMGSTGTNTVALHFQIRYRATAIDPQRYLPAPGGKPKC from the coding sequence TTGTTTGCAGGAAGCCTGACGAGAAAAAACCTCTTCGCGCTTACTTGCCTGACGCTCACACTTTTGCTGGTGGGATGTTCGGGCAGTAAATCTTCGGGGGGCAGTTATTCCGGTGCGGTGTATACCGTTAAACGCGGCGATACCCTTTATCGCATATCGCGGATGACGGGCACCAGCGTGAAGGAGCTGGCGCGTCTGAATAATATCTCTCCGCCGTATACCATCGAAATCGGGCAGAAGCTGAACGTGAACGGCAGCAGCGGAGGGGCGAAAAAGTCGTCTGGCAAGAGCAGCAGAAAAACTGCCGTCACGCCGTCCTATGCGGTACCGACCTCCTCCTGGCCACCGGTTGGGCAGCGCTGCTGGGTCTGGCCTGCCAGTGGAAAAGTGATTGTTCCCTATTCCACCGCAGAGGGGGGAAACAAAGGAATAGATATCGCAGGCACGCGCGGTTCACCGGTTTATGCCTCGGATGCCGGCAAAGTGGTCTACGTGGGTAATCAGCTACGTGGCTATGGCAACCTGATCATGATTAAACATGGTGAGGATTACATTACCGCCTATGCGCATAACGATTCCATGCTGGTGAATAACGGGCAAAACGTGAAGGCCGGACAGAAGATCGCCACCATGGGCAGTACCGGGACCAATACGGTGGCGCTGCATTTCCAGATCCGCTATCGCGCCACGGCTATCGATCCCCAGCGCTATCTGCCCGCCCCGGGCGGAAAACCGAAGTGCTAA
- the prfB gene encoding peptide chain release factor 2 (programmed frameshift) has protein sequence MFEINPVKNRIQDLTERSDVLRGYLDYDAKKERLEEVNAELEQPDVWNEPERAQALGKERSSLEAIVDTLDQMSQGLEDVSGLLELAVEADDEETFNEAVAELDVLEEKLAQLEFRRMFSGEYDSADCYLDIQAGSGGTEAQDWASMLTRMYLRWAEARGFKTEIIEESEGEVAGLKSVTIKIIGDYAYGWLRTETGVHRLVRKSPFDSGGRRHTSFSSAFVYPEVDEDIDIDINPADLRIDVYRASGAGGQHVNRTESAVRITHIPTGLVTQCQNDRSQHKNKDQAMKQMKAKLYELEMQKKNAEKQAMEDNKSDIGWGSQIRSYVLDDSRIKDLRTGVETRNTQAVLDGSLDQFIEASLKAGL, from the exons ATGTTTGAAATTAACCCGGTAAAAAACCGCATTCAGGACCTCACGGAGCGCTCTGACGTTCTTAGGGGGTATCTT GACTACGATGCCAAGAAAGAGCGTCTCGAAGAAGTAAACGCCGAGCTGGAACAGCCGGACGTCTGGAACGAACCTGAACGCGCACAGGCGCTGGGTAAAGAGCGTTCCTCCCTCGAAGCCATTGTTGATACCCTCGACCAAATGTCTCAGGGTCTGGAAGATGTTTCCGGGCTGCTGGAGCTGGCTGTTGAAGCCGACGACGAAGAAACCTTTAACGAAGCCGTAGCCGAGCTCGACGTTCTGGAAGAGAAGCTGGCACAGCTCGAATTCCGTCGTATGTTCTCTGGCGAATACGACAGCGCAGATTGCTACCTGGATATCCAGGCGGGCTCCGGCGGTACCGAAGCACAGGACTGGGCCAGCATGCTGACCCGTATGTACCTGCGCTGGGCGGAAGCGCGTGGTTTCAAAACTGAAATCATCGAAGAGTCTGAAGGCGAAGTGGCGGGTCTGAAATCCGTGACTATCAAGATCATCGGCGATTACGCTTACGGCTGGCTGCGTACTGAAACCGGCGTGCACCGTCTGGTGCGTAAGAGCCCGTTCGACTCCGGCGGCCGTCGCCATACCTCCTTCAGTTCCGCGTTTGTTTACCCGGAAGTTGACGAAGATATTGATATTGACATCAACCCGGCGGATCTGCGTATCGACGTTTATCGCGCATCCGGCGCGGGTGGTCAGCACGTTAACCGTACAGAATCTGCGGTGCGTATTACCCACATCCCAACCGGGCTGGTGACGCAGTGCCAGAATGACCGTTCCCAGCATAAGAACAAAGACCAGGCCATGAAGCAGATGAAAGCGAAGCTTTATGAGCTGGAGATGCAAAAGAAAAATGCTGAGAAGCAGGCGATGGAAGATAACAAATCTGACATCGGCTGGGGCAGCCAGATTCGTTCTTATGTCCTTGATGACTCCCGCATTAAAGATCTGCGTACCGGTGTTGAAACCCGTAACACGCAGGCGGTGCTGGATGGCAGCCTGGACCAATTTATCGAAGCAAGTTTGAAAGCAGGGTTATGA
- a CDS encoding GNAT family N-acetyltransferase — MEIQEGHNKFYVNDAAGNQVAEIVFVPTGEHLSIIEHTDVDPSLKGQGVGKQLVAKVVEKMRAENRKIIPLCPFAKHEFDNNREYDSIRA; from the coding sequence ATGGAAATTCAGGAAGGCCACAACAAATTTTATGTCAATGATGCCGCAGGTAACCAGGTCGCGGAAATCGTCTTTGTGCCTACGGGCGAGCACCTGAGCATCATTGAACATACGGATGTCGATCCGAGTCTGAAGGGGCAAGGGGTGGGCAAACAGCTGGTGGCGAAAGTAGTCGAAAAAATGCGTGCAGAGAATCGCAAAATCATTCCTCTCTGTCCGTTTGCTAAGCATGAATTTGATAATAATCGCGAGTACGACAGTATCCGCGCCTGA
- a CDS encoding M20 aminoacylase family protein translates to MVDCIIPEIKESEDEIIAIRRYLHANPELSLEEFNTSNLVARQLASWGYQVTRDIGKTGVVGSLSKGQGSKTIGLRADMDALPIFETTDLPWASTVPGKMHACGHDGHTAILLATAKYLASDACQFNGTVHLIFQPAEEAIGGADLMIKDGLFDRFPCDRIFALHNMPWLPTGKFGFYEGNFMASADTVKITLNGYGGHGAHPERSVDPILTGAALVMALQSIVSRNVPPGETAVVTVGTFNAGIASNVIPDSAQMELTVRSMKPEIRELLIRRIKEIADLTARSYGARCEIEIYDSYPVLINDAEQTAFARQLAIEFFGQDAVLDSVSPSNGSEDFAFMLQERPGSYFLLGNGEKGEKGGCMVHNPGYDFNDEIITTGASFFARLVENYCR, encoded by the coding sequence ATGGTCGACTGTATCATTCCAGAAATAAAAGAATCAGAAGACGAAATTATTGCCATCCGCCGTTATTTACATGCCAACCCAGAATTAAGCCTCGAAGAGTTTAATACCAGTAATCTGGTTGCCCGCCAGCTAGCGTCGTGGGGCTACCAGGTTACGCGTGATATCGGTAAAACCGGCGTCGTGGGTTCGCTCAGCAAAGGCCAGGGCAGTAAAACTATCGGCCTGCGGGCCGATATGGATGCGCTGCCGATTTTTGAAACCACCGACCTCCCCTGGGCCAGTACCGTACCCGGCAAAATGCACGCCTGTGGTCACGACGGACACACCGCCATTTTACTGGCGACGGCAAAATACCTCGCCTCAGACGCCTGTCAGTTTAACGGCACAGTGCACCTTATTTTCCAGCCAGCCGAAGAGGCAATTGGCGGGGCGGATTTAATGATTAAAGATGGACTGTTTGACCGCTTCCCTTGCGACCGAATTTTTGCCCTGCACAATATGCCCTGGCTGCCGACCGGTAAATTCGGCTTCTATGAAGGCAACTTTATGGCCTCTGCCGATACCGTCAAAATTACCCTTAACGGCTACGGTGGACATGGCGCGCACCCTGAGCGTAGCGTCGATCCCATTCTGACGGGCGCCGCGTTGGTGATGGCGTTGCAAAGCATTGTTTCGCGAAACGTACCGCCGGGAGAAACCGCCGTCGTTACCGTAGGGACCTTCAACGCGGGTATTGCTTCCAACGTGATCCCGGATAGTGCCCAGATGGAACTGACAGTACGTTCCATGAAACCGGAGATCCGTGAGCTACTGATTCGCCGTATTAAAGAGATTGCCGATCTCACCGCCCGTAGCTATGGCGCCCGCTGTGAAATCGAGATCTATGACTCCTATCCGGTATTAATTAATGATGCCGAACAGACTGCTTTTGCCCGCCAGCTGGCCATCGAGTTCTTTGGTCAGGATGCGGTGCTGGATAGCGTATCGCCTTCTAACGGCAGCGAAGACTTCGCTTTTATGTTGCAGGAACGCCCTGGCAGCTATTTCTTACTCGGCAACGGCGAGAAAGGGGAGAAAGGCGGCTGCATGGTGCATAACCCGGGCTACGACTTTAATGACGAAATCATCACCACGGGTGCCTCTTTCTTTGCCCGTTTAGTGGAAAACTATTGCCGTTAA
- a CDS encoding LysR family transcriptional regulator, whose product MRYSPEALTAFVETVAAGSFSAAARRLRKSQSTISTAIAHLEDDLGFTLFDRSARQPVLTAQGRQVLGYVQSILAASARLDELAVSLSDETEPRLTFVLSDTLHPDVLEEMLYRFDERFPHTEFECLIGEEEDVIDLLQKERAQIGLTEAREHYPTDIGATRLPMQTHMAIYTSAGHPLAAQTRINADELHGWRELRLNTYLERQPTLAQGPVWSAPNYLMLLSMAVQGFGWCELPCALVEEFAPAKTLVQLNVAGWPRSVAIDAVWNKRSPPGMAGNWLRHYLQEKADPGTSSGRKGPPIRL is encoded by the coding sequence ATGCGCTACTCTCCTGAAGCATTAACGGCGTTTGTCGAGACGGTGGCGGCGGGATCCTTCTCCGCTGCGGCCCGCCGTCTACGAAAAAGTCAGTCCACCATCAGCACGGCCATCGCCCACCTGGAGGACGATCTCGGTTTTACACTGTTTGATCGCAGTGCACGACAGCCGGTGTTGACTGCTCAGGGCAGGCAGGTGCTGGGCTATGTCCAGTCGATCCTGGCCGCCAGCGCTCGTCTCGATGAACTGGCGGTCTCGCTCAGCGATGAAACTGAACCCCGGCTGACCTTTGTACTTTCTGACACCCTGCACCCGGATGTGCTTGAAGAGATGCTCTACCGTTTCGACGAGCGCTTTCCACACACCGAATTTGAATGTCTGATTGGGGAAGAAGAGGACGTGATCGATCTGCTGCAAAAAGAGCGGGCGCAGATTGGCCTGACCGAGGCGCGTGAGCACTATCCTACCGATATTGGTGCCACCCGCCTGCCCATGCAGACGCACATGGCGATATATACCTCTGCCGGCCACCCTCTGGCGGCGCAGACGCGCATCAATGCCGATGAACTGCACGGCTGGCGAGAACTGCGCCTGAACACCTATCTGGAGCGCCAGCCAACGCTGGCTCAGGGGCCGGTCTGGTCTGCACCTAACTATCTGATGTTGCTCAGCATGGCGGTGCAGGGCTTCGGCTGGTGCGAATTACCCTGCGCGCTGGTAGAGGAGTTCGCGCCGGCAAAAACCCTGGTGCAGCTCAATGTCGCAGGGTGGCCGCGATCGGTGGCCATTGATGCGGTATGGAATAAACGTTCCCCGCCGGGAATGGCGGGGAACTGGCTGCGGCATTACTTACAGGAGAAGGCCGATCCCGGGACATCGTCCGGCAGAAAAGGCCCGCCCATCCGTTTGTGA